Proteins encoded by one window of Anopheles maculipalpis chromosome 2RL, idAnoMacuDA_375_x, whole genome shotgun sequence:
- the LOC126567457 gene encoding zinc finger protein 623-like: MLIAVLDENTFYCNQNKALVARMSGHDVAQDDEILVNDGTGLYSHCYLCHTPAVQDEFCHLFPEPEFFSPVKTICDVLDVALVPELCHSLIICKRCNTLCAEYQSLAERMEIIHRTITTTYNQTVMKLTGLTETDIKEGLVAVEYNDNIDPELHTFNKELMSMEDMFGELNPDEIQVDPSYQNLQDSASHLHSDVVSEDCIQFIKVDERVTPLLPTEPDEQQEKIVAQELTVEETIKRYIIEPDDTVVEVDEEDGTSIYCVYNDVMDSLSDTEEPPATEAVVLHDVLETHGMLENDDITIDNASQASEDGVNEIQESVSATSLLLKEAEISEADSSALTERDDVRPYYVKIENYYYCIVCPTNNDETTVSTNGIKQMADHLSKDHNILSHTCQLCDAIYFQREDYVNHLATHATEGKNSQASKLSCDQCDATFAKQSALDLHRKTHPSVKNKVWHCELCDKKYTSKAFFEVHMNKHAGLRPFKCTVCSKDFSSKYALAVHLKTHYERPRTFVCKECGNAFYSRHNLVQHERTHRAEREYECGDCGKKFFTQHNLNVHKVIHSNNKAFACPQCGKKFARKAEFRDHERTHTGEKPFVCDMCDLAFAQRSNLNSHKRLTHFNDKRYKCDICGACFKRRRLLDYHTRAMHTGERPYKCELCPASFVYPEHFQKHKRIHTGIKPYACEVCNKTFTSQDNRNAHRYVHSDKKPYECVTCGSGFMRKAQLYTHMQEQGHLNDTIVVNQPRISANDAIEFETESLVIDGQVDGEQNPDVEPISDDEHTQITFICDEEYVDGVSEME, translated from the exons ATGTTGATTGCTGTTCTGGATGAAAACACATTCTATtgtaatcaaaacaaagcacTGGTCGCAAGAATG AGCGGTCATGATGTTGCCCAAGACGACGAGATTCTTGTCAACGATGGTACCGGTCTGTACTCGCATTGCTATTTGTGCCACACGCCAGCCGTCCAGGATGAATTCTGTCATCTTTTCCCTGAGCCGGAGTTTTTCTCGCCCGTTAAAACAATATGTGATGTGCTGGACGTGGCACTAGTGCCGGAACTGTGCCACTCGCTGATCATTTGCAAGCGTTGCAATACACTGTGTGCAGAGTACCAGTCGTTGGCTGAACGTATGGAAATCATACACAGGACAATAACAACGACCTACAATCAAACCGTCATGAAGCTGACTGGCTTAACGGAGACGGACATCAAGGAAGGATTGGTTGCGGTTGAGTACAACGACAACATTGATCCGGAACTGCACACTTTTAACAAAGAACTG ATGTCCATGGAAGATATGTTTGGAGAGCTAAATCCTGACGAGATACAGGTGGACCCATCTTATCAGAATTTACAAGATAGCGCATCTCATTTACATTCGGATGTTGTGTCGGAAGACTGTATACAGTTCATAAAGGTTGATGAACGTGTTACACCCCTGCTGCCGACCGAACCCGATGAGCAGCAAGAGAAAATTGTCGCTCAGGAACTTACCGTTGAAGAAACGATTAAACGGTATATAATTGAACCGGACGATACGGTCGTTGAAGTGGACGAAGAAGATGGAACATCCATCTATTGCGTGTACAATGACGTGATGGATTCGTTGAGTGACACGGAAGAGCCACCGGCAACGGAAGCGGTAGTGCTGCACGATGTACTTGAGACACATGGTATGCTGGAGAACGATGATATTACCATCGATAATGCATCGCAGGCAAGCGAAGATGGAGTAAACGAGATTCAGGAATCCGTATCTGCAACCTCGCTGCTGTTAAAAGAGGcagaaatttctgaagcaGACTCTTCAGCATTAACTGAACGAGATGATGTTAGGCCG TATTacgtaaaaatagaaaactacTATTACTGTATAGTCTGCCCTACAAACAATGACGAGACAACGGTTTCGACGAACGGCATTAAGCAAATGGCGGACCATTTAAGCAAAGATCACAATATACTATCCCATACCTGCCAGCTGTGTGATGCCATATACTTTCAGCGTGAGGATTACGTTAACCATCTGGCCACGCACGCCACGGAAGGGAAAAATTCGCAAGCTAGTAAACTGAGCTGTGATCAGTGCGATGCAACGTTCGCCAAACAAAGTGCGCTTGATTTGCACCGCAAAACGCACCCGAGCGTTAAGAACAAGGTATGGCACTGTGAGCTGTGCGATAAGAAGTACACATCGAAAGCGTTCTTTGAGGTGCACATGAACAAGCACGCCGGTCTGCGACCGTTCAAGTGTACCGTCTGCTCGAAAGACTTTAGCTCCAAGTACGCACTGGCAGTGCACCTGAAAACGCACTACGAGCGTCCCCGTACGTTCGTTTGCAAGGAGTGTGGCAATGCGTTCTACAGTCGGCACAATTTGGTGCAGCACGAACGAACGCATCGGGCAGAGCGAGAGTACGAGTGTGGCGATTGtgggaagaaatttttcaCCCAGCATAATTTGAACGTGCACAAGGTTATTCACAGCAATAATAAGGCTTTTGCTTGTCCGCAGTGTGGCAAGAAGTTTGCACGCAAAGCGGAATTTCGAGACCATGAGCGTACGCATACAG GTGAGAAACCGTTTGTGTGCGATATGTGCGATTTAGCCTTTGCCCAACGGTCCAACCTTAACTCGCACAAGCGGCTAACACATTTCAATGACAAGCGGTACAAATGTGACATATGTGGCGCTTGCTTCAAGCGTCGAAGATTGCTAGACTACCACACCAGAGCGATGCACACGGGAGAGCGGCCGTACAAGTGTGAGCTGTGTCCTGCTTCCTTCGTGTATCCGGAACActttcaaaaacacaaacgcatTCACACTGGGATCAAACCGTACGCGTGCGAGGTGTGCAACAAAACGTTTACCAGTCAGGATAATCGGAATGCGCATCGTTATGTGCACAGCGACAAGAAACCGTACGAATGTGTTACGTGCGGTAGTGGGTTTATGCGCAAAGCGCAACtctacacacacatgcaggaGCAGGGCCATCTGAACGACACGATAGTGGTGAACCAGCCCCGTATCAGTGCGAACGATGCGATCGAGTTCGAAACGGAATCGTTGGTGATCGACGGGCAGGTTGATGGGGAGCAAAATCCGGACGTGGAACCCATTTCGGACGATGAACATACACAAATCACGTTCATTTGCGATGAGGAGTATGTGGATGGGGTGTCAGAAATGGAATAG
- the LOC126556379 gene encoding transmembrane protein 60, producing the protein MGFVQRALFTWFILLVFMVVLCLRLENRIYWNWFLVFIPLWLYDVILVAWAVIEIVQRQHRFISLHHYKYYVVGIVLKFFSQITICLKLEYKSIPMYVMMIPIWLLLALLIVFVGTHLQPKPRSIGSNRSNRPSAGVSS; encoded by the coding sequence ATGGGTTTCGTACAGCGCGCCCTCTTCACGTGGTTCATCCTGCTCGTCTTTATGGTGGTGCTCTGTCTGCGGCTGGAAAACCGTATCTACTGGAACTGGTTCCTCGTCTTCATACCACTATGGCTGTACGACGTTATACTGGTAGCGTGGGCCGTTATCGAAATCGTCCAAAGGCAGCACCGGTTTATCTCGCTCCACCATTACAAGTACTACGTGGTGGGCAttgtgttgaaatttttctcCCAAATCACAATCTGTCTGAAGCTCGAGTACAAATCGATACCGATGTACGTGATGATGATCCCGATCTGGCTACTGTTGGCGTTGCTGATCGTGTTCGTCGGTACACATTTACAGCCGAAACCACGCTCGATCGGTTCGAACCGCAGTAATCGACCGTCGGCGGGCGTATCGTCATGA